CAGCGAAAAAGAAAGGATTCCTTTTTCAAAACAACGACCAATTATTGCTGATATTCAAATATCAATGCCAGCTAAAACGAAAATTTATGAAACCCATAACGGCTAAAAGATTAATTGCGATACTTTTGGCCAACGGTTATAAATTAGTTCGGCAAAAAGGCAGTCATCAAATTTATCGCCATAAAGTTTTTGGAATTATTGTTCCTGTGCCCTTGCATGGC
This genomic window from Patescibacteria group bacterium contains:
- a CDS encoding type II toxin-antitoxin system HicA family toxin — protein: MKPITAKRLIAILLANGYKLVRQKGSHQIYRHKVFGIIVPVPLHG